From Virgibacillus natechei, the proteins below share one genomic window:
- a CDS encoding GerAB/ArcD/ProY family transporter produces MKSFEYGDEGISEKEILFAVPSMVIGVGVLSLPKALAEATMFSDGWISLLIAGIISVIMIWLIARLAANFPNQTFLTYASAIITKPVALVLTAVFAVISLNLAAYSVRKIADISKHYLLDQTPLEVIALSFFLLVIYGVSGSRAGLLRLNMLFLPIILLIAVVILVFNLGWFEFGNLIPMFETSFSEHVEGMGTSATAYLGFVVVWFYVALVKQPKKAPKMAAIGMSIPVVLYLLFFIVCIGVFGHAVTSNLLYPTVELGKVVEIPGGFFERFDSVFFVIWIMAIFNTTAMALDIAVLATNSIFKKVRKIRLIFILAPIAYGISMYPQTVLEVDAFGEVLGYGAFFYTLFTLVLLLAFAKMRGVKGDE; encoded by the coding sequence ATGAAAAGTTTTGAGTATGGGGATGAGGGGATAAGTGAAAAGGAAATCCTATTTGCAGTACCTTCCATGGTCATCGGTGTAGGCGTTCTTTCCTTGCCAAAGGCTCTAGCGGAGGCGACGATGTTTTCAGATGGATGGATTTCTTTATTAATAGCAGGGATCATTTCCGTTATTATGATCTGGTTGATTGCCAGGTTGGCAGCGAATTTTCCAAATCAAACATTTCTTACCTATGCATCCGCTATTATTACGAAACCAGTGGCACTTGTACTGACAGCGGTTTTTGCTGTTATTTCGTTGAATTTAGCTGCCTATTCTGTTCGTAAAATCGCTGACATTTCCAAACATTATTTATTGGATCAAACACCACTTGAAGTCATCGCATTGAGTTTCTTCCTTCTTGTCATTTACGGTGTGTCGGGATCCAGAGCAGGGCTACTGCGATTAAATATGCTGTTCCTGCCGATTATTCTGTTGATTGCTGTTGTTATTTTAGTATTTAATTTGGGATGGTTTGAGTTTGGCAACCTAATACCAATGTTTGAAACAAGCTTTAGTGAACATGTGGAAGGAATGGGTACAAGTGCAACAGCCTATCTAGGATTTGTGGTTGTATGGTTTTATGTAGCACTCGTCAAACAACCAAAAAAAGCCCCAAAGATGGCTGCAATTGGGATGAGTATACCTGTTGTCTTGTATCTTCTTTTTTTCATCGTGTGTATTGGCGTATTTGGGCATGCTGTCACGTCGAATTTGCTTTACCCAACTGTTGAATTAGGAAAGGTAGTGGAAATTCCAGGTGGATTCTTTGAAAGGTTTGACTCTGTATTCTTCGTGATCTGGATTATGGCAATATTTAACACGACCGCAATGGCTTTGGATATTGCTGTATTGGCAACGAACTCTATTTTCAAAAAAGTGAGGAAGATCAGGTTGATTTTTATTTTAGCGCCAATTGCTTATGGTATAAGTATGTACCCGCAAACCGTACTCGAGGTGGATGCATTTGGAGAAGTGTTAGGTTATGGTGCTTTCTTCTATACGCTGTTCACGCTCGTGTTATTGCTTGCCTTCGCTAAAATGAGAGGGGTGAAGGGGGATGAATAA
- a CDS encoding Ger(x)C family spore germination protein, with protein MNKRIFILISCMMMMILAGCWDEGAIEERGFIIGTAIDMVGEGESDDYITATNQIAVPAALGGTVEGGGDQQAYENISINGRSLIAIGREMATTTSRTPFYEHLMVVVVSEEVASEPGLFASLMDFYIRDHEMRREIKVLIAEEEAHGILNVVPNHADLPARYITDILENNELIIDILAPIRMGDIHDFLLSGSSYAIPKVKYRSDQDIQSTGSSVFHGISNTMVGVLDGDETKGLNFIRDDVNGGTIEFEVNDRLMAYEIQNASRSITIHAEDEENITIKIDIESEGTVAEMFGTEDLLEADYLKKIEEHVGKRIEELAMDAIAKGQGELGVDIFGFDRELRQSHYAIWEAIEDDWDHGENIFQESSIDVSANAIVRTTGATNRVKDPEEGDQ; from the coding sequence ATGAATAAACGTATTTTCATACTCATCTCTTGCATGATGATGATGATTCTGGCAGGTTGTTGGGATGAAGGAGCTATTGAAGAACGGGGATTTATAATTGGGACGGCTATTGACATGGTGGGTGAGGGAGAAAGCGATGATTATATTACGGCAACGAATCAGATTGCCGTGCCTGCTGCGTTAGGAGGGACAGTAGAAGGGGGCGGTGATCAACAAGCTTACGAAAATATATCCATTAATGGAAGAAGTTTGATTGCTATTGGACGGGAGATGGCAACTACAACAAGCCGAACACCTTTTTATGAACATTTAATGGTAGTAGTCGTATCGGAAGAAGTAGCAAGCGAGCCTGGATTATTTGCAAGCTTAATGGATTTTTATATTCGTGATCATGAAATGCGCAGGGAGATCAAGGTCTTAATCGCGGAAGAGGAAGCACACGGGATACTTAACGTGGTTCCAAACCATGCAGACCTTCCTGCTCGGTACATCACTGATATTTTGGAAAATAATGAATTGATAATTGATATATTGGCTCCCATTCGAATGGGGGATATTCATGATTTTCTACTAAGTGGTAGTAGTTATGCAATACCCAAGGTAAAGTACAGGAGTGATCAGGATATACAGTCTACAGGTTCCAGTGTATTTCATGGTATTAGTAATACAATGGTAGGGGTACTTGATGGTGATGAAACAAAAGGATTAAATTTTATAAGGGATGATGTGAATGGGGGAACCATTGAATTTGAAGTAAATGACCGATTGATGGCTTATGAAATACAAAATGCGAGCCGTAGCATAACCATACATGCAGAAGACGAGGAAAATATAACCATAAAAATAGATATCGAATCAGAAGGTACAGTCGCAGAGATGTTTGGAACTGAAGATCTATTAGAAGCTGATTATCTAAAGAAAATTGAGGAGCATGTAGGCAAAAGAATAGAAGAGTTAGCAATGGATGCCATTGCAAAAGGACAAGGTGAATTAGGGGTCGATATTTTTGGCTTTGATCGTGAGTTAAGACAGAGTCATTATGCGATATGGGAAGCTATAGAAGACGACTGGGATCATGGAGAAAACATTTTTCAGGAAAGTAGTATAGACGTGTCAGCAAACGCCATTGTTCGAACAACTGGTGCTACAAACCGGGTAAAAGATCCAGAAGAAGGTGATCAGTAA
- a CDS encoding amidase has protein sequence MDLHTYVNLDATALAERVKAKEITPRELLELGFQQLEKMNPSLNAVTHSRKEKALAEAERIDVEASPFAGVPILLKNLSQRLTDEPLTSGSPLLMSTVSAHDSHFVKKFREAGFQFMGHTNTPEFGLKNITEPDLHGPSRNPWNTDYSPGGSSGGAAAAVASGMVPIAGASDGGGSIRIPASFTGLFGLKPTRGRTPVGPGAGRQWQGASIDFILSKSVRDSAAMLDELQVVQPEAAFHTPLFPASYKTAMKDSFERPLRIAFSTKSPVGTPVSEDAKTAVKNTVRWLEREGHIVEEKENGVDGIQLMKDYYLMNSGEISSLVRGLEKGIGRAITADDVEIETWMLNQAGKSVSAAEFSASLSSWDTAAAHMATLHETYDFYITPATAYTAPKVGELTYSRQEQMKLRAQMNELAKQEQQALVYDLFLPSLTYTPFTQLANLTGQPAMSVPVHLSDEGLPLGVQVMASKGEENRLLQLAYQLEQSELWIDIKQLVADPVLAKHNSKRAIHE, from the coding sequence ATGGATCTTCACACATATGTAAATCTAGATGCGACAGCGTTAGCAGAACGCGTGAAAGCAAAAGAAATCACCCCCCGAGAACTGCTGGAGCTTGGCTTTCAGCAATTAGAAAAAATGAATCCATCTTTAAATGCGGTTACACACTCCAGGAAGGAAAAAGCGTTAGCCGAGGCAGAACGAATAGATGTAGAGGCTAGTCCATTCGCCGGAGTTCCTATTTTATTGAAAAATCTATCGCAACGCTTGACAGATGAACCATTGACTTCTGGATCTCCCTTACTAATGTCAACGGTTTCGGCTCATGATTCTCATTTCGTTAAGAAGTTCCGCGAAGCAGGCTTTCAATTTATGGGACATACAAACACACCCGAATTTGGGCTAAAAAATATAACCGAGCCTGACCTGCATGGGCCCTCGAGAAATCCGTGGAATACCGATTACTCACCAGGTGGTTCTAGTGGGGGAGCTGCAGCAGCGGTCGCTTCAGGAATGGTGCCGATAGCAGGAGCAAGTGATGGTGGTGGGTCGATACGAATTCCAGCATCTTTCACGGGGTTATTTGGCTTAAAGCCTACGCGTGGACGTACACCTGTAGGACCTGGGGCTGGTCGTCAATGGCAAGGTGCATCGATTGATTTTATTCTGAGTAAAAGTGTTCGAGATAGTGCAGCAATGCTTGATGAGCTTCAAGTTGTCCAGCCAGAAGCAGCATTCCATACACCGCTGTTTCCTGCTAGTTATAAAACAGCTATGAAGGATTCATTTGAGCGTCCACTCCGCATAGCGTTTAGCACGAAATCACCTGTTGGCACCCCTGTTTCCGAAGATGCGAAAACAGCCGTAAAAAACACAGTGAGATGGTTGGAACGTGAAGGTCATATCGTTGAGGAAAAAGAAAATGGTGTAGACGGGATCCAATTAATGAAAGATTATTATCTGATGAACAGTGGGGAGATTTCTTCCTTGGTGCGAGGGTTAGAAAAAGGTATTGGACGAGCGATTACAGCTGATGACGTGGAAATTGAGACATGGATGCTGAACCAAGCTGGAAAATCTGTTTCTGCTGCAGAATTTTCAGCAAGCCTGTCTTCATGGGATACGGCAGCAGCACATATGGCTACACTCCATGAAACGTATGATTTTTATATAACACCAGCAACTGCTTATACAGCACCAAAGGTCGGTGAGTTAACTTATTCCCGACAGGAACAAATGAAACTGCGGGCTCAAATGAATGAATTAGCTAAGCAGGAGCAGCAAGCACTTGTATATGACTTGTTTTTACCTAGTTTAACGTATACCCCCTTCACTCAGTTGGCAAATTTAACCGGACAACCTGCCATGTCCGTTCCGGTTCACTTGTCAGACGAGGGGCTCCCGTTAGGTGTACAGGTAATGGCTTCCAAAGGAGAAGAGAACCGATTGTTGCAACTTGCTTACCAGCTGGAGCAGAGTGAATTATGGATAGATATAAAACAATTAGTAGCTGATCCAGTTCTAGCGAAGCATAATAGTAAGAGGGCAATTCACGAGTAA
- a CDS encoding AbgT family transporter, whose translation MGKRKGGFQRSLDGIETIGNKLPHPITLFAILALLVVLLSAALAPLGISVEHPGEEGEMVEINNLLSAEGIQYMLTSMTDNFIGFAPLGVVLVTMLGIGVAERTGLISALLRGFVLSVPNRLITAGLVFAGIMSSVASDAGYVVLPPLGALIFAALGRHPLAGLAAAFAGVSAGFSANLSLSATDAMLGEMTIAAASIIDPAYAETMNIAMNWYFIIVSVFVLTAIGAWVTERVVEPRLGSYKGEKAENLERLTSVEKKGLIWSAVALVVGLILTLLLILPENAPMRGEDGGIVQSPFMNSLVPVIAALFFIPGLVYGKITKVIRDDKDVANQMSDTMASMGMFIVLAFTAGQFVAFFSETNMGMVLGVYGAEFLQNINLTGIPLILLFILIAAFINIFIGSASAKWAMMAPVFVPIMMQLGYSPELTQMAYRVSDSTTNIITPLMTYFAIIIAFAQKYDKNMGIGTLISVMLPYSIYFLIGWTIMLVGWMLLGIPLGPGSPILY comes from the coding sequence ATGGGAAAGAGAAAAGGCGGTTTTCAACGTTCTTTGGATGGAATAGAAACAATAGGTAATAAGTTACCACATCCAATTACATTATTTGCTATATTAGCTTTATTAGTTGTTCTTCTTTCTGCAGCCCTAGCGCCATTGGGTATTAGCGTGGAGCACCCGGGCGAAGAAGGTGAAATGGTTGAGATTAACAATTTACTGAGCGCCGAAGGTATTCAATATATGCTCACCAGCATGACGGATAACTTCATTGGTTTCGCGCCACTTGGGGTTGTGCTTGTAACGATGCTAGGTATTGGTGTTGCAGAACGAACGGGATTAATTAGTGCATTATTACGTGGTTTTGTTTTATCTGTACCGAACCGTCTGATTACAGCAGGTTTGGTGTTTGCTGGTATTATGTCTAGTGTTGCTTCAGACGCTGGTTATGTCGTATTACCTCCGCTTGGGGCTTTAATATTCGCAGCACTTGGAAGGCATCCATTAGCAGGACTGGCTGCAGCATTTGCAGGGGTTTCAGCAGGGTTTAGTGCAAACTTATCCTTATCTGCGACAGATGCCATGCTCGGGGAAATGACGATAGCTGCGGCATCGATTATTGACCCGGCCTATGCGGAAACGATGAATATTGCTATGAACTGGTACTTTATTATTGTTTCTGTGTTTGTGCTTACAGCAATAGGTGCCTGGGTAACAGAACGGGTAGTTGAACCTCGCTTAGGCAGTTATAAAGGTGAAAAAGCAGAGAACTTAGAAAGACTTACTTCCGTTGAGAAAAAAGGTCTTATCTGGTCAGCTGTAGCTTTAGTCGTTGGACTAATTTTAACCCTATTATTAATTCTGCCAGAAAATGCACCGATGCGTGGTGAAGATGGTGGAATCGTTCAATCACCGTTTATGAATTCATTAGTTCCTGTGATTGCGGCGTTATTCTTTATTCCAGGTCTAGTTTACGGAAAAATAACAAAAGTGATTCGTGATGATAAAGATGTTGCAAACCAGATGTCCGATACGATGGCTTCGATGGGAATGTTCATTGTCTTGGCGTTTACTGCAGGTCAATTTGTTGCATTTTTCTCAGAAACGAATATGGGAATGGTTCTTGGGGTTTATGGTGCTGAATTCTTACAAAACATCAATTTAACTGGGATTCCATTAATTCTGTTATTTATCTTAATTGCTGCATTCATCAACATATTTATTGGTAGTGCATCAGCTAAGTGGGCAATGATGGCTCCAGTATTTGTTCCGATCATGATGCAGTTGGGTTACTCACCAGAGCTTACTCAAATGGCCTATCGTGTCTCAGACTCAACAACAAATATCATTACACCATTAATGACGTATTTTGCGATTATTATCGCGTTTGCCCAAAAATATGACAAGAATATGGGAATTGGAACATTAATATCCGTCATGTTACCATATTCCATTTACTTCCTTATTGGTTGGACAATCATGTTAGTTGGTTGGATGCTCTTAGGAATTCCACTTGGACCAGGCTCTCCAATTCTATACTAA
- a CDS encoding AAA family ATPase, with translation MLETTIYNEKIEKVLTNINKVMIGKEEAATLSLVALLAQGHVLLEDVPGVGKTMLVRTLAKSLDCDFRRIQFTPDLLPSDVTGISIYNPKELNFEFRGGPILGNIILADEINRTSPKTQSSLLEGMEEKSVTVDGQTIPLKQPFFVMATQNPIEYEGTYPLPEAQLDRFILKLKMGYPAFGDELEMLDRTSRNHPIETIEAVISKEELISVQEEVKEVYIDKNVQHYIINLVGNTRTNPSIALGVSPRGSIALMRAAKAYAYVYGRDYVLPDDVKFLAPYVLAHRLILTPEAKYEGVTSEQVVESVVKHTHIPIRKEFN, from the coding sequence ATGCTTGAAACAACCATTTATAATGAAAAGATAGAAAAAGTACTAACCAATATAAATAAAGTCATGATAGGAAAGGAAGAGGCGGCAACCCTCAGTTTAGTTGCATTATTGGCACAAGGTCATGTGCTGTTGGAGGATGTGCCAGGAGTAGGGAAGACGATGCTTGTTCGTACATTAGCTAAATCACTAGATTGTGACTTTAGAAGAATTCAGTTTACACCGGATTTATTACCTTCGGATGTTACAGGCATTTCCATTTATAATCCGAAAGAGTTGAATTTTGAGTTCCGCGGTGGCCCAATTCTGGGGAATATTATACTTGCTGACGAAATCAATCGTACGTCACCGAAAACACAATCTTCACTTCTGGAAGGTATGGAAGAAAAAAGTGTTACGGTAGATGGTCAGACGATTCCGCTTAAACAGCCATTCTTTGTTATGGCAACTCAAAATCCAATTGAATATGAGGGGACGTATCCACTACCTGAAGCGCAATTGGATCGTTTTATTTTAAAACTTAAAATGGGGTATCCAGCATTTGGGGACGAACTGGAAATGTTAGACCGGACATCCCGAAATCATCCCATCGAAACGATTGAAGCCGTAATTTCCAAAGAAGAGCTCATTTCTGTTCAAGAAGAAGTCAAAGAAGTGTATATTGATAAAAATGTTCAACATTATATTATTAATCTCGTAGGTAATACAAGAACGAATCCATCCATCGCGCTTGGAGTAAGCCCAAGGGGATCCATTGCATTAATGCGAGCAGCAAAAGCATATGCCTATGTTTATGGAAGGGATTATGTGCTGCCAGATGATGTGAAATTTCTTGCTCCTTATGTACTGGCACATAGGCTTATACTAACGCCAGAAGCGAAATATGAAGGTGTGACGAGTGAACAGGTTGTCGAGTCCGTTGTGAAACATACACATATTCCTATTCGAAAGGAATTTAATTGA
- a CDS encoding DUF58 domain-containing protein, with product MKESLRFSGNLIFILFLGLLLFSFAMFQGGFTSWFLFYSFLPIFVYHLGLLFYPIKNWEVTRNLSHHVIRSGDGVTGTIRIRRSIPFPLYYCICEEILPDTLKKAGNHKDNYRNMAEPAKLNFSRDVKKIIFPSARRVMEISYKLDDVPRGDHHLQAIRVKTGDVFGFVKKEHIFDLRDQLVAYPNERPIHLNEKVSSSEEGATASYTLNLKNTNVVSGIREYAPGDKFSWIDWKQTARKNKVMTKEFEQEKSTDILVVLDSCASEGMNPLAFEASVEMTVSLMASTGKQSTQVGLLTIGEKVVYFPKHDSSLNDSVNQHLTRIQPTGSKPFPMKLKEELFKVGHGNIVMLLTTRIDHGFKDSMQQLKKRSKKVIVLLILPAEKISRNEHMLIQQLKSEGVDMRVLTEKELMKTPIEVSRT from the coding sequence ATGAAAGAGTCACTTCGCTTTAGTGGTAATCTCATTTTTATCTTATTTTTGGGGCTTCTTTTGTTTTCATTTGCTATGTTTCAAGGTGGTTTTACGAGTTGGTTTCTATTTTATAGTTTTCTACCAATCTTTGTTTATCATTTAGGATTGCTATTTTATCCGATTAAGAATTGGGAAGTTACACGAAACCTATCTCATCATGTTATTCGTTCAGGTGATGGCGTGACCGGAACCATTCGGATTCGCCGGTCCATTCCTTTTCCGTTATATTATTGTATTTGCGAGGAAATTTTACCTGATACGTTAAAAAAAGCAGGAAATCATAAAGATAACTATAGGAACATGGCGGAACCAGCTAAGTTGAACTTCAGTCGAGACGTTAAAAAGATTATATTCCCATCCGCTCGCCGTGTGATGGAGATTTCGTACAAGTTAGATGACGTTCCGCGCGGCGATCACCACCTACAGGCTATTCGAGTTAAAACAGGGGATGTCTTCGGCTTTGTTAAAAAAGAGCATATATTTGACCTGCGAGATCAACTTGTTGCCTATCCAAATGAGCGTCCGATCCATTTAAATGAGAAGGTAAGTAGCTCTGAGGAAGGTGCAACGGCTTCTTATACATTAAATTTGAAGAATACCAATGTTGTTTCTGGTATTCGTGAATATGCGCCAGGGGATAAATTTTCCTGGATCGATTGGAAGCAAACGGCAAGGAAAAACAAGGTGATGACAAAGGAATTTGAGCAGGAGAAAAGTACGGATATATTGGTTGTCTTAGATAGTTGTGCAAGTGAGGGGATGAATCCACTTGCATTTGAAGCTTCAGTTGAAATGACTGTTTCGTTGATGGCGAGTACCGGTAAGCAATCCACTCAGGTTGGGCTATTAACGATCGGCGAGAAGGTTGTTTATTTTCCAAAGCATGATTCGAGTCTCAACGATTCGGTGAATCAACATTTAACCCGTATTCAACCTACAGGCAGTAAACCGTTTCCAATGAAATTAAAGGAAGAATTGTTTAAGGTGGGTCACGGTAATATTGTCATGTTACTTACAACAAGGATTGATCACGGCTTTAAGGATTCGATGCAACAGCTTAAGAAGCGGTCGAAAAAAGTGATTGTTTTACTTATCCTGCCAGCCGAAAAGATATCGAGAAATGAACATATGCTTATCCAGCAGCTTAAATCTGAAGGTGTTGATATGCGCGTGTTAACCGAAAAGGAATTAATGAAAACCCCAATCGAGGTGAGTAGGACATGA
- a CDS encoding transglutaminase domain-containing protein has translation MSRLNQHTIPFLFSLILYLCGFLLFMEWIYPVRAITYTESVAVFILFAVFCFIVSMLHMKWWIGFLIKGFALLFLINGLFIDHAFITRLWFEQVSFEIAYNLELLITQQWYNLTPLFRSFLFLVLIWMMSYLLHYWFVVMKRILLFVLLTFIYLAILDTFTIYNADIAIVRTFIISFIALGVANFMKELDKESLSFSWIKKTPVWVVPLVVTVLISSFIGYAAPKFDPQWPDPVPFIQSTAENAGNEAGSGVQRVGYGEDDSALGGSFVQDYTPVFEADVADEHYWRIETKDVYTGKGWETSTEPVYNRQNGGHISLETFNSEVVETEEQEAIVDFQGNTEIEKLIYPYGLNQVQASGAGVYYDLDDHSEAIHTANADGLSALELYTIAYENPSFDRDRLQADNNSENVPESVEEQYTQLPSSLPDRVEDLAEEITEPHDNRYEKAKAVEQYFGQNGFTYETTDVDVPEEDEDYVDQFLFESKAGYCDNYSTSMVVMLRSQDIPARWVKGFTSGDVIPGQASNVSDSHDVYEVTNANAHSWVEVYFPETGWVPFEPTQGFSNLTEFDANSDEGSGDDQEEETDQTPGTEEQEEDEPEAPELEEEEAETALAENDTDEAAFPVNWWYVSGGLALLALLGVIGYKTRFRWKTYVLNRRFKNKQDVSTYQEAYHHLLKILQHNQMAKEPGQTLREYAADIDRRYSTDEMTKLTTYYEQVLYNNETNEVEMGHLTQLWQNLIKRIMG, from the coding sequence ATGAGTCGATTAAATCAACATACAATACCCTTCCTATTTAGCTTGATCTTGTATCTATGTGGTTTTCTCTTATTTATGGAATGGATATACCCAGTTCGAGCTATTACGTATACGGAGAGCGTAGCGGTTTTTATACTATTTGCAGTGTTTTGTTTTATCGTTTCCATGCTTCATATGAAGTGGTGGATTGGATTTTTAATAAAAGGTTTCGCATTACTGTTCCTTATTAATGGTTTGTTTATTGATCATGCCTTTATTACGAGGTTATGGTTCGAACAAGTTTCATTTGAAATTGCTTATAATTTGGAGTTGCTTATTACGCAGCAATGGTATAACTTGACGCCATTGTTTCGCAGTTTCCTATTTCTTGTCTTAATTTGGATGATGAGTTATCTCTTGCATTATTGGTTTGTTGTGATGAAGCGGATTTTATTATTCGTTTTACTCACGTTTATCTACCTGGCTATACTGGATACATTTACCATTTACAATGCAGATATAGCGATTGTAAGGACTTTTATTATTTCATTTATTGCTTTAGGTGTCGCCAATTTCATGAAGGAGCTTGATAAAGAGTCTCTATCCTTTTCCTGGATTAAAAAGACGCCAGTATGGGTGGTTCCGTTAGTTGTTACGGTGCTAATTTCTTCTTTTATTGGATACGCTGCACCGAAATTTGACCCACAGTGGCCTGATCCAGTGCCTTTTATACAAAGTACAGCGGAAAATGCGGGGAATGAAGCTGGATCCGGTGTTCAAAGAGTTGGTTACGGGGAAGATGATTCAGCGTTAGGTGGTTCATTTGTTCAGGATTATACGCCTGTCTTTGAAGCGGACGTTGCTGATGAGCATTATTGGCGTATTGAAACAAAGGACGTGTACACAGGCAAGGGGTGGGAAACGTCCACGGAGCCCGTATATAATAGACAAAATGGTGGGCATATCTCTTTAGAAACATTTAATTCAGAGGTTGTGGAAACAGAGGAACAGGAAGCAATCGTTGATTTTCAAGGAAATACAGAAATAGAAAAACTTATTTACCCTTATGGACTAAACCAGGTGCAAGCATCAGGGGCAGGTGTATATTATGATTTGGATGATCATTCAGAGGCTATTCACACAGCCAATGCTGATGGGTTATCAGCTTTGGAACTTTATACGATTGCGTATGAAAATCCCTCGTTTGATCGTGATCGATTACAGGCGGATAACAACAGCGAAAACGTCCCTGAATCGGTGGAAGAACAGTATACGCAACTTCCATCTTCACTGCCAGATCGGGTGGAAGATTTAGCGGAAGAAATTACAGAACCACACGATAACCGCTATGAAAAAGCAAAGGCTGTAGAACAATATTTTGGTCAAAACGGTTTCACTTATGAAACAACGGACGTTGACGTTCCAGAAGAAGATGAGGATTATGTCGACCAATTTTTATTCGAATCAAAAGCAGGCTATTGTGATAATTATTCCACGTCCATGGTTGTCATGCTGCGATCACAGGATATCCCAGCTAGATGGGTGAAAGGCTTTACGAGTGGGGATGTCATTCCTGGTCAAGCAAGTAATGTATCAGATTCCCATGATGTTTATGAAGTAACAAATGCAAATGCTCATTCATGGGTTGAAGTATATTTTCCGGAGACGGGCTGGGTCCCTTTTGAACCAACACAAGGTTTCTCTAACCTCACTGAATTTGATGCGAATTCGGATGAAGGGTCAGGGGATGATCAAGAGGAAGAAACCGATCAAACTCCAGGGACGGAAGAGCAAGAGGAAGATGAGCCTGAGGCACCAGAGTTAGAGGAAGAAGAGGCTGAAACGGCTTTAGCTGAAAATGATACAGATGAGGCAGCGTTTCCGGTTAATTGGTGGTATGTTAGCGGCGGGTTAGCTCTCTTAGCCTTATTGGGCGTTATTGGTTATAAAACAAGATTCCGCTGGAAAACGTATGTATTGAATAGGCGATTTAAAAATAAGCAAGACGTTTCAACGTATCAGGAAGCCTACCACCACTTGCTGAAAATTTTACAACATAATCAGATGGCAAAAGAGCCTGGGCAAACATTACGTGAGTACGCAGCGGACATTGATAGGCGCTATTCCACCGATGAAATGACCAAATTAACGACTTATTATGAACAGGTTCTTTATAATAATGAAACAAATGAGGTTGAGATGGGGCATCTAACGCAATTATGGCAAAATTTAATTAAACGCATAATGGGTTGA